A window of Motilibacter rhizosphaerae genomic DNA:
ACGGGCCACCGCGTCGTCGACCGCGGCGCACTCCGCCCGCCACGCGGCCCAGGCGGCGTCCGCCACCGCCTGGTCGGGGACGGCGCCCTCCCACGAGTCGGCGCCGTGCACGCCGGGCACCTCCTCGTGCCCGACGACCCGGCGCACCCAGTGCCGCTCGGCCTCCGCGAGGTGGCGGAGGAGACCCAGCAGCGAGAGCGACGACGGCGGCACCGCCCGCTCGGCGAGCTGCGCCGCGGACAGCCCGTGGCACTTCACTCGAGCGTGCCGCGCTGCCAGCGGAGGAACCCCACCAGGGTCTCGCGCTCCGCCGCCGTCGTCGGGGGTTACCTGCGCACGCGCACCTCCACCTCTCGTCCGTCGCAGGAGGTGACGCCAGCCGCTCGCGCGGCTCATCGGCGCGGACGGAGCTAGTACGCGCCGGAGCCGTGGAAGACTGCGGCGAGGGTCTTCCACAGGATGAGCATGTCCGCCGTGAAGGACCAGTTCTCGACGTAGTACAGGTCGAGGCGGACCGTGTCCTCCCACGAGAGGTCCGAGCGCCCGCTCACCTGCCAGAGCCCCGTCATGCCGGGCTTCACGAGCAGGCGGCGGCGCACGTCGGACGCGTAGTTGGCGACCTCGCTCGGCAACGGCGGGCGCGGCCCGACGAGGCTCATGTCGCCGCGCAGCACGTTGATGAGCTGGGGCAGCTCGTCGAGCGAGTAGCGCCGCAGCCAGCGCCCCACGGACGTCACCCGGGGGTCGGCCCGCATCTTGAACAGCACGCCGTCGTGCTCGTTCTCGAGCGTGAGGTCGGGCAGCATCGCCTCGGCGCCGGTGACCATCGAGCGGAACTTCACCATCGTGAAGGTGCGCCCCTCGCGCCCGACCCGCTTCTGCCGGAAGAGCGCAGGACCGGGGCTCGTGGCGCGGACGGCGACCGCGATGCCGAGCAGCAGCGGCGACAGGGCGGCCAGCAGCCCGAGCGCGACGACGCGGTCGACGATGCCCTTGACGATGCGCATCGGGCCCTCGTACTGCGGGGCCTCGACGTGGAGCAGCGGGAGCCCGGCCACGGGGCGCACGTGGATGCGCGGCCCGGCGACGTCGGTCAGCGCGGGGGCGACGACGAGGTCGACGCCGGTGCCCTCGAGCGCCCAGCCGAGCCGGCGCAGCGCGCTCGGGGTGAGCCCGACCGAGGGGACGACCGCGACGGTGTCCGCGCCGGTGTCGAGCACGGCGTGCGGCACCGAGGCCAGCGAGCCGACGACGGGCAGCGCGAGGTCGCCCTCCTCGTCGAGGCCGCCGGGCAGGCAGGCGCCCACGACCTCGTAGCCGGCGTAGGCCTCGCGGGTCAGCTCCGCGGCGAGGTGCCGGACATTGTCCTTGCTGCCGACGAGCAGGACGCGGTGGCTCCAGCCGCCGCGCCGGCGCTGGCGGTGCAGCCACTTGCGGGCGAGCCAGCGCTCGAGCACCAGGCCGGCGAGGCCCACGGGGAAGGCCAGCGCCACGAGCCCGCGGCCCGACTCCAGCCGGCCGAGGTAGGCGAGGATCGAGAAGACCCCGAACAGGCGGACGGTCGCGGTGACGACCCGCTTGTACTCGTCGGGGCCCACCCCGACGACCCGCCGGTCGCGCGAGACGTGCAGCGAGAGGCTCGTCATCCAGCCGACGACGAGCAGGGCCCCCACCGACAGGGTGGTGCTGAGCGGCGGCGTCAGGGCGCCGCCGGTGACCTGCTCCGGGACGAGCCGGCGCCCCCAGGCGAGGGCGCTCGAGACCGCGGCGAGGATGACGAGGGCGTCGAGGACCCACAGCGTGGTCTCGAGCCGGCGGGCCCAGCCGGGGGCGCGGACGGCATCGCCCGGGACGAGCGTCGGAGCCGGCGCGGAGGCGCGCTCGAGCTCGACATCCGCCTCGAGCATGCGATCCCCCTTCGCGCGTGGGCAGGGCCAGCCGCTCAGGCTACTGCCTGGGAGCGGTCCTGGACAGCCGTGCGCGGCTCCGGAGGGAGGGCTGCGGGCAGCCGGTGGGCAGCCGGGTGGGCAGGGTCAGGCCGGGCGCAGGCCCGCCTGCGCGCGCCGGCCGGCACCTCCGCCGGGAGCCGCAAGCAGCAGCGCCGGCACCTCCTGCGCCGCGCTCGCGGCACCGGCGACCAGCGTCGCGGCCGGGTCGACCGACCGCTTGACCAGCGCGAGCGCGACCGGCCCGAGCTCGGCGTGCTGGGCGACGCTGGTGAGCAGCCCGACCTCGCGGCCCGCGTCGAGCACCGCGGTCCCGGGCTCCGGCAGCTCGGCCGAGCCGTCGAGGTGGAGCAGGACGAGGCGCCGCGGGGGCTTGCCGAGGTTGTGGACGCGGGCGACCGTCTCCTGGCCGCGGTAGCAGCCCTTGTCGAGCGCGACGGCGGTCGCCATCCAGCCCACCTCGTGCGGGATGGTCCGGTCGTCGGTGTCGACGCCGAGCCGCGGCACGCCGGCCGCGACCCGCAGCGCGGCGTGGGCCCACGATCCGGCAGGCGCCCCTGCCGCAGCGGGGAGGGCGGCGAGCTCGGCTCGCGGCACGAGCGACAGCGCGCCGCCGAGCGGGTCGCCCGGGGCCGGCCGCCACACGACCTCCGCCGGGAGCGGCTCCCCCGGCGACCAGACCACGGCGTACGCGGCGGTGGCGTCCTCGACCTCGACCTCGGTCCAGAACCGCATCCGCAGGAGGTACGCCGTGAGCGCCGCCGCCGTCCCCGGCTCCACGACCATCCAGGCGGAGGTACCGTCGTCGACGAGGCGCAGGTGGTGCTCGACGCGGCCGTTGGGGTCGAGCACGAGCGCCTCGGTCGACGCGCCGGCCGGGAGCCCGCGCAGCGCCTGGCTGGTGAGGTCGTCGAGCCAGCCGAGCCGGGCAGGGCCGGTGACGCGGACGACGCCGGAGGTGGACAGGTCGACCCAGCCCTCGCCGTCGAGCAGCCGGCGCTGCTCGCGCAGCGGGTCGCCGTAGTGCCACGCCACGCCGGCGTCGACGCCCTCCGCGGGCACCGCCCCCGGGAGGGCGAGCAGGGGCGAGGGGTCAGTGCTGGTGCTCATGCCGCTCCTGCTGGTGCTCGTGCTCCGGGTCGCGCGCGTCCGCCTCCTGGCAGGACCGGCAGCGGCCGAAGATCGCGAAGTGCGCGACGTCGGTCGCGAACCCGTGCTGGGCGGCGATGCGGGCGACGAGCTCGTCGGCGACGCCGATGTCGGCCTCCCCGACCGT
This region includes:
- a CDS encoding DinB family protein, with the translated sequence MKCHGLSAAQLAERAVPPSSLSLLGLLRHLAEAERHWVRRVVGHEEVPGVHGADSWEGAVPDQAVADAAWAAWRAECAAVDDAVARTPLGATGEDEEVGTVSLRWVLVHLVEEYARHNGHADLLRERVDGEVGE
- a CDS encoding sugar transferase, which translates into the protein MLEADVELERASAPAPTLVPGDAVRAPGWARRLETTLWVLDALVILAAVSSALAWGRRLVPEQVTGGALTPPLSTTLSVGALLVVGWMTSLSLHVSRDRRVVGVGPDEYKRVVTATVRLFGVFSILAYLGRLESGRGLVALAFPVGLAGLVLERWLARKWLHRQRRRGGWSHRVLLVGSKDNVRHLAAELTREAYAGYEVVGACLPGGLDEEGDLALPVVGSLASVPHAVLDTGADTVAVVPSVGLTPSALRRLGWALEGTGVDLVVAPALTDVAGPRIHVRPVAGLPLLHVEAPQYEGPMRIVKGIVDRVVALGLLAALSPLLLGIAVAVRATSPGPALFRQKRVGREGRTFTMVKFRSMVTGAEAMLPDLTLENEHDGVLFKMRADPRVTSVGRWLRRYSLDELPQLINVLRGDMSLVGPRPPLPSEVANYASDVRRRLLVKPGMTGLWQVSGRSDLSWEDTVRLDLYYVENWSFTADMLILWKTLAAVFHGSGAY
- the ygfZ gene encoding CAF17-like 4Fe-4S cluster assembly/insertion protein YgfZ, giving the protein MSTSTDPSPLLALPGAVPAEGVDAGVAWHYGDPLREQRRLLDGEGWVDLSTSGVVRVTGPARLGWLDDLTSQALRGLPAGASTEALVLDPNGRVEHHLRLVDDGTSAWMVVEPGTAAALTAYLLRMRFWTEVEVEDATAAYAVVWSPGEPLPAEVVWRPAPGDPLGGALSLVPRAELAALPAAAGAPAGSWAHAALRVAAGVPRLGVDTDDRTIPHEVGWMATAVALDKGCYRGQETVARVHNLGKPPRRLVLLHLDGSAELPEPGTAVLDAGREVGLLTSVAQHAELGPVALALVKRSVDPAATLVAGAASAAQEVPALLLAAPGGGAGRRAQAGLRPA